From the genome of Candidatus Krumholzibacteriia bacterium:
CAGGCAGACCACACCGTGCAGCGGACTGTCCTCCGGATAGGAGAACGGAAGGGTGGCGTACCCCAGGATTCCGCCTCCGATGTTGCACACGTAGAAGTTCAGCGTGGTCAAGGGATCGACGGCCAGCGCGTTCTTCATCTGGACCTCGGTCGAGGACCCGGGCTGGTGCGTGGACCACGCCGTGTTGTTCACGCGATTGATGCTGTCGAGTTCGAACTGGAAGTTCGTGGTCGAGAACCCACCGTTGAGCACCGCGAGCTGGTCCTGGATCTGCTGGTCGGTGACGTCCCACTCCCCGTTGTCGCCTCGCACCACGTGGAAGGCCACGGGAATGGTCACGATCGACTTGGCCGGAGAAGGGTCGCCGTTGACCTCCATCCAACGACGGACTTCTTCGCTCACCTGTCGCTGCTGGACGAAGTCGACGTCGGCCGTGGCGCAGCGCGGACCCTGCGTGTAGCCGCCCCCGGGCGTGCGATAGGTGACGTGATGGTCGACGTCGGCCCTCGCGGGCGCGGCGAAGACCAGGAACAGGGCGAGAACGGGCACGATGCGCCGCATGGGGACAGCTCCTCGGGGGTGATGTGGCGAGAGGGTGGCGAAGACGCCGGTGCAGTGCGGGCGAAAAGCCGGACGAAGGCACGGACGATCGACCCACGAGCGGACACGAGTTCTGCGACAGTACCAGCCGACGTGCGGGTCCGGCAAGGACGGCGCGGAGGTCTCAGTTCGCGTGCAGGGTCTGGATCGTGACGAGGAAGACGCCGGCCACGCCCAGGAGCAGTCCGGCGAGTCGTCGGCGCGTGGTGGGTTCGTGCAGGACGAGAACGGCCAACAGGAAGGTCCACAGCGTGGCCGTCTGGTTCAAGGCGGCCGCGATCGAGGCGGGCGCGTACTTCATCCCACCGATCCAGAAGAGCAGTGAGACGTAGGTGCCCATGATCGCGCCGGCGATCATCACGGGCCACACCGCGCGGTTGCGCAGCGCGGGCAGGGTGGCGCGCTGGTCCTTCGAGGCGAGCATGATCAGCGCGCCCACGGCCAGTCCACCGAGCAAACGCCACCAGGTCGCCCACACCACCGGGCTCTCCTCGAGCAGGGGCTTGACCATGACGATCGAAACCCCCTGCGTGGTGGTCCCGGCGAGGCCGAAGAGGATCCCGCTGGCCCGGTGGGGCACGCGGGCCCTGGCGCCACGATCGCGCACCCAGCCCACGGCCAGGACCGCGGTGACGATCAGGAGAGCTCCGAGCGACTGCAGGAGCGTGAGGCGTTCGTCGAGGAAGATCACGCTGAGCACGATGATCACGGGGCTGTAGCTCGTGTTCACGATCGCCTGCAGGCCGGCGCCGACCCGGTTCAGACACATGAAGAAGAAGGTGTCGGACAGCCCGATCCCGATCGCGCCACTGGCCACGAGCAACCACACGTCACCGGAACTCGCACCGATCGCGGGCGTGCTCCCCAGTACGAAGAGCGTGATCGTGAACAGGACCAGCGCCAGTGAGTTCTTGAACAGGTTGAGCGCGACCGGCGGGACCGATTGGCCGGAGACACGGAAGAGGATGATCGCGATCGACCAGCAGATCGGCGCGGCCAACGCGAAGAGCTGGCCCATGAGGGGGTTGGCGGCGGACTCGGGCACGGAGCTCCTCGGGTACTGGAAGACCCGAGGAGTCTAGGTGTTCCGGCCGGACGCGCAACGCCCGGCGGACGCCGTTCTACTGCATCTCGAGGGCCGGGCGCTCGCCGTCGCCGTCGCCGTCGACATGGAGGTGGACGATGACCGCGGCTGCTTCGGTCTGACGTGCCTCGTCCTCGGCGGCGCGCCGCTCGTGCCACGAATCGACGGTACCGTGGAGATGGACCACGCCGCCGTCGACCTCGACGTCGATCTGCCGAGCGTCGACACGGGTGCTCCACCACAGTTGATCCTCGACGGCCTCATGCAGCTTCTCGTCGTCGAAGGGCTCCTCGGGCGCGTTCCTCACCTGCAGGAGGTTGTCGACGTGGGCGATTCCCGGGATGCGGCCGACCACTCGCTCGGCGCGCGCGCGTTCCCGCATCGTGGTCACCCGTCCCATGAGATCGGCTCGCCCGTCGAGGACACGCACGCCGACGTCGTCGTCGTGCAACCAGGCGTCGTGTTCCACCGCGGTCTGCGCGGCCTGCCGCAGCGCATCGTCGTCGGGGACCTCGGGCGGGGTCACCTCGAGGAGATCGTGGATCGGTCCCGCTCCCGCGACGAGGCCGGCGTCCTCCACCGCCGCTTCTTCCTGCGCGATCGTGTCGACCTCGCCGCGGAGGGTCACGGCGCCGTTGTCGACCCGGATCTCGGGGAAGGGCGGTTGCAGGCGCGGGTCGAGCTCGTAGGCGTCCACGATCGCACTGCGGATCGCCTGGTCGCTGCGTTCGATCGGGGGCGTTCGCAGTTCGAGGTCCCGATCGACGTCGACCTCGAGGTCATCGGTCACCACGTCGTCGACTCCGAGGACCCAGGCGAGGGCCTTGGCCCGGCGGACCTCCTCGAGACTGCCGACGACACCCTCGAGACGGACCACCGCGGCCTCGACCTCGACCTCGACGAACCGCCGACTCAGTGCAGCATCGTCGTCCAGACGGGTCCGGACGTCCGCGGCGATGTCGGCGTCGCTGCGCTCCGCGTCGGTCTCGACCGCGATCGCGTTCACGACGGTCCGCACACCGTTCACGGTACGGGCCAGGTCCACGGCGTGGACCCGTTCGGCGTTCGAATCGACCGTCCCACGGAGCGTCACGACTCCTTCGTCGGCCTCGACCACGATCGTGCCGAAGTCGGCGACCGGGTCGTCGAGCAGCAGCCCGGCCACGTGCTGGGCGATCACGGTGTCGTCGACGTCGGGAGGGCGGACCTCGATACGGTCGACCAGGCCGCGCACGCCGCGGACGCTCTCGGCGAGCCGCAGGGCCGCGTGATGGGCGTCCGCGCTCGACACGGTGCCCCTGAGCTCGGCGATGCCGTCACGGACGTCGACGTCGATCTCGCCCGCCGGGATCTGGTCGTTCACGATGAACTCGGTGTACAGAGCCTGTCGGATGGCGCCGTCGTCACGGGTCGACCCCGGCGTCGCCGAAGGTGCAGCCGCGGGAGCGAGCAGGGCCGCGAGCGCGATCC
Proteins encoded in this window:
- a CDS encoding DMT family transporter; amino-acid sequence: MPESAANPLMGQLFALAAPICWSIAIILFRVSGQSVPPVALNLFKNSLALVLFTITLFVLGSTPAIGASSGDVWLLVASGAIGIGLSDTFFFMCLNRVGAGLQAIVNTSYSPVIIVLSVIFLDERLTLLQSLGALLIVTAVLAVGWVRDRGARARVPHRASGILFGLAGTTTQGVSIVMVKPLLEESPVVWATWWRLLGGLAVGALIMLASKDQRATLPALRNRAVWPVMIAGAIMGTYVSLLFWIGGMKYAPASIAAALNQTATLWTFLLAVLVLHEPTTRRRLAGLLLGVAGVFLVTIQTLHAN
- a CDS encoding BON domain-containing protein is translated as MFRHRIITLTSFGIALAALLAPAAAPSATPGSTRDDGAIRQALYTEFIVNDQIPAGEIDVDVRDGIAELRGTVSSADAHHAALRLAESVRGVRGLVDRIEVRPPDVDDTVIAQHVAGLLLDDPVADFGTIVVEADEGVVTLRGTVDSNAERVHAVDLARTVNGVRTVVNAIAVETDAERSDADIAADVRTRLDDDAALSRRFVEVEVEAAVVRLEGVVGSLEEVRRAKALAWVLGVDDVVTDDLEVDVDRDLELRTPPIERSDQAIRSAIVDAYELDPRLQPPFPEIRVDNGAVTLRGEVDTIAQEEAAVEDAGLVAGAGPIHDLLEVTPPEVPDDDALRQAAQTAVEHDAWLHDDDVGVRVLDGRADLMGRVTTMRERARAERVVGRIPGIAHVDNLLQVRNAPEEPFDDEKLHEAVEDQLWWSTRVDARQIDVEVDGGVVHLHGTVDSWHERRAAEDEARQTEAAAVIVHLHVDGDGDGERPALEMQ